The Zingiber officinale cultivar Zhangliang chromosome 9A, Zo_v1.1, whole genome shotgun sequence genome window below encodes:
- the LOC122019662 gene encoding respiratory burst oxidase homolog protein C-like — MLSVGTDDEMEAEGVGGERVVVSGPLSKRGSRKGARFNLSASASSSSSAAATGGGDDEAYVEITLDVRDDSVAVHSVKPAVAGEVEDPEVSLLGRKLEKRTASFGSSVIRNASSRIRQVSQELRRLASGPKRQAVVRFDRTKSAAAQALKGLKFIAKTDGATGWAAVDERFDELAVDGLLHRSHFGQCIGMKESTEFAGELFDALSRRRNITGDKITKAEMREFWDQITDQSFDSRLQTFFDMVDKNLDGRIAEEEVKEIIAMSASANKLSNIQEQAEEYARLIMEELDPNDLGYVEIYSLEMLLLQAPYQSMNIGTTNSRNLSKMLSQKLRPTEEPNPLRRWYKQGKYFIEDNWQRAWVMALWLAICAGLFTLKFIQYRRRAVFQVMGYCVCVAKGGAETLKFNMALILLPVCRNTVTWLRTKTKLGKAVPFDDSLNFHKVIAAGITVGVGLHAISHLTCDFPRLLHTSNYAPMERFFGKTKPGDYWWFVKGTEGWTGLVMVVLMVIAFTLATPWFRRGRFKLPKPFHRITGFNAFWYSHHLLVIVYVLLIVHGYFLYLTKKWYKKTTWMYLAIPMLLYASERLIRAFRSSISAVKILKVAVYPGNVLAFHVSKPPGFRYHSGQYIFVNCAAVSPFQWHPFSITSAPQDDYVSVHIRTLGDWTRQLKAVFSQVCQPPTSGKSGLLRADYDDDGINGGNPSMPRLLIDGPYGAPAQDYKQYEVVLLVGLGIGATPFISIVKDIVNNMKELESLGLADDDDVETGGGGSHKRSESVSTSAASSFKTRRAYFYWVTREQGSFEWFRGVMNEVAETDKKGVIELHNYCTSVYEEGDVRSALIAMLQSLNHAKHGLDVVSGTRVKSHFARPNWRTVYKRIALKHRDERIGVFYCGAPTLTKELRELAHDFSHKTSTKFDFHKENF; from the exons ATGCTGAGCGTGGGGACCGACGACGAAATGGAGGCGGAGGGCGTCGGGGGAGAGCGAGTGGTCGTCAGCGGTCCGCTCAGCAAGCGCGGCAGCAGGAAGGGCGCCCGATTTAATCTCTCGGCctctgcctcctcctcctcctccgccgcagCCACCGGCGGAGGCGACGATGAGGCCTACGTCGAGATCACCCTCGACGTGCGCGACGACTCGGTGGCGGTCCACAGCGTCAAGCCGGCAGTTGCCGGGGAGGTGGAGGACCCCGAGGTGTCGCTGCTGGGGCGGAAGCTCGAGAAGCGGACGGCGTCGTTCGGGTCGTCGGTGATCCGGAACGCCTCGTCGCGGATCCGGCAGGTGTCGCAGGAACTCCGGCGGCTGGCGTCGGGGCCGAAGCGGCAGGCTGTGGTGAGGTTCGATCGGACTAAATCGGCTGCGGCGCAGGCGCTCAAGGGTCTCAAGTTCATTGCCAAGACCGACGGCGCTACCGGGTGGGCGGCGGTCGACGAGCGCTTCGACGAGCTCGCTGTCGACGGACTACTCCACCGGTCCCACTTCGGCCAGTGCATAG GCATGAAGGAATCGACGGAGTTCGCAGGAGAGCTGTTCGACGCGTTGTCGAGGAGAAGAAATATTACAGGGGATAAGATCACCAAGGCGGAGATGAGAGAGTTTTGGGATCAAATCACCGACCAAAGCTTCGATTCCAGGCTTCAAACTTTCTTCGACAT GGTGGATAAGAATTTGGATGGAAGAATAGCTGAGGAGGAGGTCAAAGAG ATCATCGCTATGAGCGCTTCGGCTAACAAGTTGTCGAATATACAAGAACAGGCGGAGGAATATGCTCGGCTCATCATGGAAGAATTAGATCCCAACGACCTTGGCTACGTTGAG ATATACAGCTTGGAGATGTTGCTGCTGCAAGCACCGTACCAGTCGATGAACATCGGGACAACCAATAGCCGGAACTTGAGCAAGATGCTGAGCCAGAAGCTAAGGCCGACGGAGGAGCCCAACCCACTTCGGCGATGGTACAAACAGGGCAAGTACTTCATAGAGGACAACTGGCAACGGGCATGGGTGATGGCACTGTGGCTCGCCATCTGCGCCGGCCTCTTCACCTTGAAGTTCATCCAGTACCGCCGTCGCGCCGTCTTCCAGGTCATGGGCTACTGCGTCTGCGTCGCCAAGGGCGGCGCCGAGACgctcaagttcaacatggcgcTCATCCTCCTCCCCGTCTGCCGCAACACCGTGACTTGGCTCCGCACCAAGACCAAGCTCGGCAAAGCCGTCCCTTTCGACGACAGCCTCAATTTCCACAAGGTGATCGCGGCGGGTATCACGGTTGGCGTAGGGTTGCACGCGATCTCGCACTTGACATGCGACTTCCCGCGGTTGCTGCACACTTCGAATTACGCGCCGATGGAACGCTTCTTCGGGAAAACGAAGCCAGGAGATTACTGGTGGTTCGTCAAGGGGACGGAAGGGTGGACAGGGTTGGTGATGGTGGTGCTCATGGTCATCGCCTTTACCCTCGCCACCCCGTGGTTCCGCCGTGGCCGCTTCAAACTGCCCAAGCCCTTCCACCGCATCACTGGCTTCAACGCCTTCTGGTACTCCCACCACCTCCTCGTCATCGTCTATGTTCTCCTCATTGTCCATGGCTACTTCCTTTACCTTACCAAGAAGTGGTACAAAAAAACG ACTTGGATGTATCTGGCGATTCCGATGCTCCTGTACGCGAGTGAACGGCTGATAAGGGCGTTCAGGTCGAGTATCAGTGCGGTGAAGATATTGAAAGTCGCAGTGTATCCCGGCAACGTCTTGGCTTTCCATGTGTCCAAGCCACCGGGCTTCAGATACCACAGTGGCCAGTATATATTTGTCAACTGCGCCGCTGTCTCCCCATTTCAGTG GCATCCATTCTCCATCACCTCGGCGCCACAAGACGATTATGTCAGCGTGCACATACGGACCCTCGGTGACTGGACCAGGCAGCTTAAAGCAGTTTTCTCCCAG GTGTGTCAGCCACCGACTTCAGGGAAAAGTGGGCTTCTGAGAGCTGACTACGATGACGACGGCATCAACGGGGGCAACCCAAG CATGCCAAGGCTGCTTATTGACGGGCCTTATGGAGCGCCGGCCCAAGACTACAAGCAGTACGAGGTGGTGTTACTGGTGGGGCTGGGCATCGGGGCCACGCCCTTCATCAGCATCGTCAAGGACATCGTCAACAACATGAAGGAATTGGAGTCCTTGGGCCTGGCTGACGACGACGACGTCGAGACCGGCGGCGGTGGCTCGCACAAGAGGTCGGAATCTGTGTCGACGTCGGCAGCATCGTCTTTCAAGACGCGGCGGGCGTATTTCTACTGGGTGACGCGGGAGCAGGGATCGTTCGAGTGGTTCCGGGGAGTGATGAACGAGGTGGCGGAGACGGACAAGAAAGGGGTGATCGAGCTCCACAATTACTGCACCAGCGTGTACGAGGAGGGCGACGTGCGCTCCGCCCTCATCGCCATGCTGCAGTCTCTCAACCACGCCAAGCACGGTCTGGACGTCGTCTCGGGCACACGGGTCAAGTCGCACTTCGCCCGCCCAAATTGGCGGACCGTGTACAAACGCATCGCGCTCAAACACCGCGACGAGCGAATCG GCGTGTTCTACTGTGGAGCTCCAACCCTGACGAAAGAGCTACGCGAGCTGGCGCATGATTTTTCCCACAAGACCAGCACAAAGTTCGACTTCCACAAGGAGAACTTTTGA